The sequence below is a genomic window from Streptosporangium lutulentum.
GCACCACTCCACCGGCGTCGCCGCCGACCAGGTCCGCCACGGCCTGACGGGCCTCGGCGACGATGGCGTCCGAGCGGGCGCTGGCGGGAAACGCGCCGCCGCTGTTGCCGATGCCGCCCCGGTAGGCGGAGGAGATGGCGTCGATCACCGTTTGGGGAACCTGAGTTCCGGCTGCCGCGTCCAGCCAGGCGTATCCGTCGGACAGGGCAGGGTAGAGAGTGCGAACGTGCGCGACATCAAAACTCATATTGAGCACTCTTCACGACATAGGGGCTAAAGGGAAGGATGTGGCGATAATCACCGTCGGTGATGGGGTGATATCCGGCGGGCCGCCAACCGGCTACCCGGCGGGCCGCCGACCGGCTCACCTCGCGCCAGACCCTCGATCCGGCCGCCGGCAAGATGAGCGGCGGGCGATCAGCGGACCGCCAGCCGGTTCGCCTCGTCCCTGGAGATGTCGTAGGACGCCCCGCAGAAGGTGCACTGCACTCCGTACCTCGTCCGCACCGGGAACAGCGGTATGAAGAACAGGCTGAACTTGGTGACCCGTTTGGACAGCACCTGTGCCGCCTGGTTGCCGCAGGCGCGGCAGACGAGCGTCAGCACGCCGAGCCGGTGGATCACGGTGCGCAGGCCGAAGATGAGCATTACTCCCGCATACCCGGACAGGGCGAGTTCGCACGCGCATCGAGCGGTGAATCGTCACTCACCGCCGTCCGTCACTTCACGGCGCCCGTCACTTCACGGCGCCCGTCACTTCACGGCGCCCGTCACCTCACGGCGCCCGTCACTTCACGGCGCCGAAGCCGCCGACGGTGGCTCGCCGAGGTCACACGGGGCCGCCGGTCCATCCTGGCGGGGCTCAGGCCAGGTGAACGCCGAACCAGTCGAGGACGCGCTGATACGCCGTGGCGGCGGCGTCGGCGTCGTAGCGCTGGCCGGTGTCGTTGAAGAAGGCGTGGTTGACGCCGGGGAACGTCACGAGCTCGTGCTTCAGGCCCGCCTTCTCCAGCTCGGCCTTCGCCTGGTCGCGGCCGGCGTTGACCCGGGAGTCCTGTTCGGCGTAGATCCCGAGAACGGCGGCCTTGGAACCGGAGAAATCGGCGTTCTCGGGGAGCGGGCCGTAGAACGGGACGGCCGCCGACAGGCGTGGCTCGTTCGAGGAGAGCAGCAGCCAGACCATGCCTCCGCCGAAGCAGAAGCCGACGGCGCCGAGCTTCTTGCCGGGCGCGCGCCGCTCCAGCTCGCTCAGGGCGGCCTTCAGGTCCGCGGCGAAACGATCCTCGGAGATGCCACTCAGGGCCGCGGTGGCCTTGGCCGGGTCGCCGAGTGAGTCGGTCCCGCCCTCCCTGGAGAGCAGATCGGGGGCGAGCGCGGAGTAGCCACTGGCCGCCAGGCGCCCGGCGACCGACCGGATGTGGTCGTTGAGCCCGCGGTTCTCGTGGACGACCAGCACCGCGCCCCGGGGATCCGGAGCCGCCGCCCAGGCGCCCTGGAGCGTGACCCCGGATCCGGGGCCGGGGAACGTGATCGCCTCGGTGGACAGCGGCGGAGGACCGGCGGGGGAGGCGGAAGCGGAGGCGGATGACGTGCTGACGGAGGTCGCGGCGCTTTCCTGGCCGGTCGTGCAGGCCGCGAGCAGGGCGCTGGCGGCGGGCAGCGCCAGGCCGAGGAGGGTCAGGCGGCGCAGCGCCTCGCGGCGCGGGATGAGCCCGTCGGCGTGGTCGACCGCGACCTCTTCTGCGAGATACCGCTGGAAGGACGTCATCTCTCCACACTATGAGGAGGCCGCGAAAATCGAGGTAAACAAGGGAGTGTCGTCCGGCATGATCTAGGCCGGGTCACGAGGGGTTCCGGGCGCGGAGGGATCGGCCAGGGGGAGATTCCGCAGGCGCCGCCGTATCTCGGTGACCTGGAGGGGCTCGGCGATCCCGTCCCACGGGGCGAGCGCGTTCAGTCCTTTCTCACGGTGCCGCTGGGCGTTCCGCGGCTCCGCGCGGGCGAGGTGCAGCCGTGCCAGCGCGGTGCTCACCCCCGTCGTGGGAAGCCGGGTCAGGGCCGAGCGAAGCAGCTTGGCGGCCTCCCCGCGGCGGCGTCGCGGAAGCGCCGCCGCCTGGTGCACCTGGCAGCGGGCCTGGCCGATCGTGTCTCCTGAGCGTTCGTACAGCTCGACCGCCTTCTCCCAGTTCCTCGTGGCGTCGTGAGCCCGGCCCAGGTACCAGTGGACAAGCGCGAGGAGTTCCCGGCTGTGGGCCTGGGCGTGCACGTCGCCCGCCTGCTCGGAGATCCCGAGGGCCTGGACCAGGGTGCCCAGGGCGTCGGCGTACAGGCGGTTCGCCTCGTCCGTCCTGCCCTCGAAGCCGCAGACCTGTCCCCGGCGGATCCGCAGCACGGCCATGTTGATCCACCGGATGGCCTGCCCGACGGTGTCGCCGCCCGGCAGGACCTGGCCGTACTGCACCAGCGACGACTCCACCGCGGCGAACTCGTCACCGGTGGCCAGCAGCGTCGCCGCACGGGCCAGATGAAGCTGGGCGGGCCAGGACTCGACCCCGGCCCGCAGCCCCGAGGCGATGTCGAGATGCTCCTGGGCCGCGCGGGGGTCTCCCAGCGTCAGGGCTATCAGGCACAGCCGTAGCTCGGCGGTCGCCCGGACGTCGGCATCGCTCAGCGTCCTGGCCGCGTGCGCCAGGGCGCGGGCGGCCTCCCGCCTTTCCTGATGACGCTGCTCCAGGAGGAACCACACCTCCAGGGCGTCCGCGATCCGTCCCAGCGGACCGGCCGCCCGCGGAGCCGGTTGCCGTGTCCTCAGGATCTGCAGCAGTGCCTTGTCCTCGATCCCGAACCAGTGCCGGGCCTCCTCCTGGTGGAGCCGCTCGGCGAAGAAGTCGGCGCGATCCGCGAAGCGCTCCACCAGGCGCTGCCACGCCGCGTCCCAGTCGGCCGGCGGCTCCGCGATCGCGCGGGCGGCGTCCACCACGCGGACTCGGGACGTCCGTACCTTCTCCACCAGGCCGTGCTGGCCCAGCTCCTCCATCGCCTGTTCGACCTCGCGCTCCGACCCGCCCGCGAGCGCGGTGGCCCCGTCGATCCCGAGTTCGGCGATCGGCGCGTGTGCGAACAACGCCAGCAGCCGCCGCGCCTCCGGTCTCACCCGCCGCAGTTGCATGGTGAGCAGGACCTGAAGGGTGTGGTCGTGAGGTCCCTGCTCCAGATCGGTCACCAGCGTCGCTATCGGGACCTGCGGGTTCTCGGTCAGCCAGCGGCCGATTCCGACCGCGATCGCGGGCCTGCGCAGGAACAGGTTCGTCAACCTCTCCGTCGCCGCCGGATCCGCCTCGATCCGTTCCTCCGCGATCTGGGAGCGCAGCAACGCCACACCGTCGTCGGCGTCCAGAAGCCCGATCTGGACGACGGCCACATCCGCGGGAACCGCGTCACCCGCACCGGCCTGGAGCTCCCCGGTGACGATCACCCAGCTTCCCGGCACGTGACGGGGGAGCCATGCCACCTGGCTCCACCGTTCGACGTTGTCGAGAAGCAGCACCTGGCCGGTGTGCCGAAGCGCGGCGGAGACCTTCTGCGCCGCCCCCTCCGGGCTCTCGATCGGCCCCAGCGGGCAGTCGAGCGTCCGCAGCACCCGCTCCACCACGCTCAAGGTGTCTTCGGGCTCGTCCGGGTCCTGCCCGCGGAGATCCGCGTAGCGCTGCCGATCGGTCTCCGGGGCCAGTCTCCATCCGGCGTTGACGGCCAGCGCGGAGGTGCCGATTCCGGCCACGCCCCGCACGATGACCAGACCTCGCTTCAGGGCCTGCTCGATCACTTCCTCGACCTCGGCCTCCCTCCCGACCAGTGGTGTGACCGGCGGGGGGAGCCGCAGGGGTTCGGCCGGCTCATGGGGCTCCGGGGGCCGCTCGCGCCCGCGCAGCCATCTGGTGGAGAGCAGGAACAGGGCCACGCCGATGGTGAGACCGGTCGGGATCAGCGGCAGGAAGTAACCGAACGCCGTCTCCATGATGACGGCCGCGCCCAGCGGAGGGGCGAAGGCGAGCGCGGCGGCCAGGGACTCCTTGCGGTTGCGAGGCAGTGTCGCGCGCAGCCTGGCCAGCCGCGACCGGGGCTTTCCGGGTGGTTCCGGGGGAGGGGAGCTCATTGGCGGACCCCCTGGGTCAGTCCTCGGACCAGCCACCTGCCGGTCGCGAACAGCAGCAGTACGGGCACGGCGGTCAGCACGATCGTCTGGGCCGCCAGCCCGCCGGCCGAGGTCGTGAAGTGGCGGGCCTGTTGCAGGACGACCAGAGGCGCCTGATCCGCCGGCCAGTTCAGGAGCAGGCCGAGCACCAGGTCGTTCCAGGTGAGCACGAACGCCAGCACCGCCACCGCCACCACGGCGGGACCGCTCTCGGCCGTCACCTGGAACAGCGCGGAACGACCCTCGGCGAGGGGGCGCAGCACCACCGGGCGCGGCACCGAGATGAACGCGTTGCGGAGCAGCAGCACCGCCAGGGGCAGCACCAGCGCGGCGTGCACGAGGCTCAGGATCACGATGCCGCCGGCCCCGGAGCCCAGGACCTCTCCGAGCGGCAGGGCCAGCGCCTGCGGGGGCAGCACCACGAGCACGACCGCCCCCGTGGTGAGGATCCGTCGCGCCCGGCGAGGCAGCTGCTCGGGGGTCAGGGCGTAGGCGGCGGGGACGGCCAGGAGCAGGACGACGACGGCGACCAGCAGTCCGCGCTGGGCCGTGGCCCCCAGCGCGTCGGCGAAGGAACCGTCGCTGAAGGCCTCGCCGTACGATCCCAGCCCGTAGCCTCCGGTCCACCACCCGGAGGTGGCGGCCTCCTTCGGAACGCGGAACGACGTGAGCAGGAGGGCGACGAGGGGGAAGGCCCACACCACGGCCACCACGGCGAACAGGACCTGGACGATCCGCCGGGGACGTCCCTGTACGGACACGGGCCGATCCTCCCGCCGCGGCCCCGCGCTCGGCCAGTCCCGGCGCAGTCGCCACAGCACGAGCATCACCAGCGCGACGGCCATCGCGAACAACAGGATCGCCAGGGCCGACGCCCGGCCGTCTCCCAGATCGTCGCGGTGACGCCACCAGAAAAGTCCCACCACGTCCACCGCCGACTGGATCGAACCGGGCACGCCGACCAGGACCAGATCGAACACGCGGACGGCGGCGGTGAGCACGATCAGCATCACCAGCGCCGCCGTGGGAAACAACGCCGGAATCACCACCGTGCGGAGGCGGCGCAGCCTCCCGGCGCCGAAGACGCGCCCCACACGCAGCAGGTCCGCGGGCATGGTGGACAGGCCCACGTGGAAGACCAGGAACGCCAGGCCCGTCCACTGCCAGACGAATGCCAGGCCGAGGACCAGCCAGATCCAGCCGGGGCCGAGAAAGATCACGTCACCGGGCAGCAGAGCGCTCACCAGGCCCCGGTCGGGGTTCGCGTCGAAGATCAGGCGGAAGGCCACCCCGGCCGTCAGCGGCGAGGTCACGGCGGGCAGCGCCAGTACGGCGAGCAGCACCCCCCGCGTGCGGGGACCCGTGTCCCGGGCGAGCCAGGCGAGTCCGAGCCCGAGCGCGCAGACCACCAGCGCGAGCATCAGCCACAGGGCGTTGTGGAACAGGGCCAGCCAGACCTCCTCGTCGGTCATGACGTCCAGATAGCCGTCCAGGCCGCCGTCTCCGCTCACGCTCGTCACCACCGTGACGGTCAGCGGAACGAGCAGGACGACGGTCGTGAGCACGACCGCGGGAAGCAGGTATCCCCAGGCTCCCCACCTGCCCTGACCGTGCCACCGGGCCGGCGCGCGCAGGTCGTGGTGCGGCGTCACGTCGAAGAGGAGGGCGTCCTCGCCCGTCATGATGTCCTTCCCGTCCCGCTGAGCGCCGTCAGCATCCCCATCGCGTCGTCCACCGCCCGTTTCAGCTGTTCCGGGCGGGGAGGCCGCCCACCGGCGGCGACCACGGTGAAGAACTCGGTCAGGACTCGCCACAGGCCCCGGCCGTCTCCGCCGGCCAGGCCGCCGGTGAGCCGGTCGGAGAGATCGAAAGCGATGTCACCCCGCAGCTCCGTCGTCAGTTCGTCCAGCGCCGTGTGCGAGAGCGGGGCGCTCTCGTTGAGCGACAGGAAACCGCCGGCTTCGATCCAGTCCTTCAGCCGGTTTCTCGCCACGTCCGGTCCGGTGAGCCACTCCGCGAAGCGCTTGCCCCGGTCTCCGGCCGCGGTGAGTGCCACCACGACGTCTCCTCCGACCAGTACGGGTGGTTTTTCTCCGCCGGCAGGCCAGGGGAAGCGGAAGCTCATCACCTGCTCCCTCTCCTGCTCCTCGGTGCGGTAGCCCTTGATGACCGGCCAGGCGAAATCGGGCGCGGCCACCATGTCCGCATGGCCGTACCGGAAGACGTCGAGGATCGAGTCGTGGAACTGGGTGATCAGTGCTCGGCGGCCCCCGCCGGGAAGCAGCCCCGGGATGGACCACAGCTCCGCCAGCCGCGTGAGTGTCTCTTTGACGGATTCGTGGCCCCAGCCGTCGCCGGGCCTCCAGCCGTCCGGCGGCGGCAGGTGCAGCCTGCCGTAGAGCTCGGCATCGACTCCGAGCAGGACGTTCTCGAACCAGTCGGTGAGAACCCAGCCGTCGGCCGCCCCGATGGAGAGCGGCCGGGGGCCGGTTCGCCCCGCGCGGATCCGGCACTCCTTCACCCATTCGGCCCAGTCGGTGGGCAGGGCCGGAGCGGTGCCGGGGCGATGCCACACCCGTGACTTGTGCGCGACCTTGAACCAGATGCCCTTGAGGGAGGTGTCCGGTTCCTGCTCCTGACGCACCAGGTTCTTCCAGGGAAGAGGGTCGAAGGAGGTGAGGGGTTTCAGCCGGGCGCGGATGTCGTCGTCCTCGACCAGCTCCAGCCGTGGCACGATCGCCACATCCGGGGTGGACGCCGAGGCCACCGGGTTTTTGAGCAGGGCGGCGATGTTGTCCCCGGCCGAGTACACGACGGTGGGACGGTCGTACCACTTCAGGATGTCGCGGAACCGGTTCAGCTCCCAGCCGCTCCAC
It includes:
- a CDS encoding zinc-ribbon domain-containing protein, with protein sequence MLIFGLRTVIHRLGVLTLVCRACGNQAAQVLSKRVTKFSLFFIPLFPVRTRYGVQCTFCGASYDISRDEANRLAVR
- a CDS encoding dienelactone hydrolase family protein, giving the protein MTSFQRYLAEEVAVDHADGLIPRREALRRLTLLGLALPAASALLAACTTGQESAATSVSTSSASASASPAGPPPLSTEAITFPGPGSGVTLQGAWAAAPDPRGAVLVVHENRGLNDHIRSVAGRLAASGYSALAPDLLSREGGTDSLGDPAKATAALSGISEDRFAADLKAALSELERRAPGKKLGAVGFCFGGGMVWLLLSSNEPRLSAAVPFYGPLPENADFSGSKAAVLGIYAEQDSRVNAGRDQAKAELEKAGLKHELVTFPGVNHAFFNDTGQRYDADAAATAYQRVLDWFGVHLA
- a CDS encoding ABC transporter permease subunit, producing the protein MTGEDALLFDVTPHHDLRAPARWHGQGRWGAWGYLLPAVVLTTVVLLVPLTVTVVTSVSGDGGLDGYLDVMTDEEVWLALFHNALWLMLALVVCALGLGLAWLARDTGPRTRGVLLAVLALPAVTSPLTAGVAFRLIFDANPDRGLVSALLPGDVIFLGPGWIWLVLGLAFVWQWTGLAFLVFHVGLSTMPADLLRVGRVFGAGRLRRLRTVVIPALFPTAALVMLIVLTAAVRVFDLVLVGVPGSIQSAVDVVGLFWWRHRDDLGDGRASALAILLFAMAVALVMLVLWRLRRDWPSAGPRREDRPVSVQGRPRRIVQVLFAVVAVVWAFPLVALLLTSFRVPKEAATSGWWTGGYGLGSYGEAFSDGSFADALGATAQRGLLVAVVVLLLAVPAAYALTPEQLPRRARRILTTGAVVLVVLPPQALALPLGEVLGSGAGGIVILSLVHAALVLPLAVLLLRNAFISVPRPVVLRPLAEGRSALFQVTAESGPAVVAVAVLAFVLTWNDLVLGLLLNWPADQAPLVVLQQARHFTTSAGGLAAQTIVLTAVPVLLLFATGRWLVRGLTQGVRQ